A window of Candidatus Methylomirabilota bacterium genomic DNA:
AGGCTTGAAGGAGACGAAGCGGTAGGGTCCGGCCCCGATGGGCGCCCGCTTGTATCCTTCGTCCCCCACGCGCTCCACGTATTTCTTGGGGACGACCCAGGCGGCGCCGGTGGCGGGCGTTCCGAAGAAGGTCATGAAATCCGGCCAGGGCTGCTTGAGACGGAAGCGCACGCGACCCGGGCCCACGATCTCCACGGCGGCCACCTTGGCCTTGAGCACGGTGGCGCTGGCCCCACGGTAGCGCTCGAAGGAGAACTTGACGTCCTCGGCCGTCACGGGCTCGCCGTCGTGGAACTTGATGCCCTTGCGCAGCACGAATTCGTAGCTGAGTCCATCCGGGCTCTGCGACCACGACTGGGCGAGGGCCGCGCCCATGCGCTGGCCCGGCAGCGGCCGCACGAGGGCATCGTGGACCGCGTAGTGGACCATGAGCGGCAAGGCCGTGCCCGTGGCATCCGCGGGATCGAAAAAGGCGGGGGTGAGCGATACATGAACGCCCCAGGTCATGGTGCCCTCGGCGGCCGAGGACGAAGCCGGGGCACCCCATGTGGCGAGAACCAGCGCCATCGACGCGGCCACGCATCGGGGCAAGACCGACATCATTCTCATCGCTCGAGGGCCCAGGGAATCCTCGCCGCCATGTGTTCTCCTTCGTGGGATGTCCTGGATGACGCGGGCTGGCTCAGGCCGCGTCGGGATCGATGCCGTGCTCCTTCAGCTTCTTGCGGAGCGTGTTGCGGTTGATGCCGAGGAGCTGGGCGGCGCGCACCTGATTGCCCTTGGTCTCACGCATGACGGCGCGAAGGAGGGGCTTCTCGACCAGCCCCACCATGAGGCTGTGCAGGTTGGCCGAGGTGTGGCCGCGGAGCCCGCGCACGCACTCGATCATCTTCTTCTCGATGATCTCTTCCAGCGAGGCGTCTGCCTCCACCCCCGCGGCCGCCGAGACGGGCCCGATGGGGAGATGCTCGGGCACGATCACCCCGCCCGAGGCCATGACCATGGCGCGCTGGATCACGTTCTCGAGCTCGCGGACATTGCCGGGCCACTCGTAACCCGCCAGGCGATCCATGGCCTCGGGCGCGATGACCCGCTCGCCCAGCGCCTCGGCGTACTTCGAGAGGAAGTGCTCGACGAGCAGGGGAATATCGCCGCGCCGCTCGCGCAGCGAGGGCAGGGACAGGCTCACCACGTTCAACCGGTAAAAGAGATCCTCCCGGAAGCGGCCCGTCTTCATCATCGCTTCGAGATCGCGGTGAGTGGCCGCGAGCACCCGCACGTCCATGCGGATGAGCTCGTGGCCGCCTACCCGCTCGAAGGCCCGCTCCTGGAGCGCCCGCAAGAGCTTGACCTGCAGCTCGGGCGGCATGTCGCCGATCTCGTCGAAGAAGACGCTGCCGCCGTGGGCCAGCTCGAGCTTGCCGAGCCGGCGCTCCTTGGCGTCGGTGAAGGCGCCTTTCTCGTGGCCGAAGAGCTCGGACTCGAGGAGCGTGGCGGGAATGGCCGCGGCCGAGATGCCCACGAAGGGACGGCCGGCGCGGCGGCTGTAGTGGTGCAGGGCCCGCGCCACCACCTCCTTGCCCGTCCCCGACTCGCCCCGGAGCAGCACGCTGACGTCGCTCGCCGCCACGCGCCCGATGGTCTTGTAGACCTCCTGCATGGTCGGGT
This region includes:
- a CDS encoding ABC transporter substrate-binding protein; the encoded protein is MTWGVHVSLTPAFFDPADATGTALPLMVHYAVHDALVRPLPGQRMGAALAQSWSQSPDGLSYEFVLRKGIKFHDGEPVTAEDVKFSFERYRGASATVLKAKVAAVEIVGPGRVRFRLKQPWPDFMTFFGTPATGAAWVVPKKYVERVGDEGYKRAPIGAGPYRFVSFKPGVELTLEAFDGYWRKAPAIKTLVFKVIPDDSTRLAALKRGEVDVAYGLTGPLAEEVRRNPELTLKAAKIPVSLWLVFADQSDPKSPWHDRRVRLAANLAIDRDAINKAGYLGLGKLSSSFVPHSLEYYWDPPRYAHDPKRSRQLLAEAGYPNGFDA
- a CDS encoding sigma-54 dependent transcriptional regulator — encoded protein: MADGRILIADDEDGLRWVLEKGFRGAGYQVTAVKDGTSALREAEAQPFDLILLDIRMPGIDGLTLLGRIRGKRPDAQVVIMTAHGTVETAIQAMQQGAYDYLAKPFDLDEALLLAERALTARRLSQEVISLKTGLKEVWEFGALVGRHPTMQEVYKTIGRVAASDVSVLLRGESGTGKEVVARALHHYSRRAGRPFVGISAAAIPATLLESELFGHEKGAFTDAKERRLGKLELAHGGSVFFDEIGDMPPELQVKLLRALQERAFERVGGHELIRMDVRVLAATHRDLEAMMKTGRFREDLFYRLNVVSLSLPSLRERRGDIPLLVEHFLSKYAEALGERVIAPEAMDRLAGYEWPGNVRELENVIQRAMVMASGGVIVPEHLPIGPVSAAAGVEADASLEEIIEKKMIECVRGLRGHTSANLHSLMVGLVEKPLLRAVMRETKGNQVRAAQLLGINRNTLRKKLKEHGIDPDAA